One genomic window of Acidovorax radicis includes the following:
- a CDS encoding type I restriction enzyme HsdR N-terminal domain-containing protein has product MTTAAKTKNEITVQRNDKGQIFSHVRSKWVFETPEERVRQEWLCVLVNEYGYATEQMGEELDLTGRGSAQARADLVIWRSKDDKQKGNTPLMVIEYKSDNITISPADYAQGEMYARLCEAPFFVTHNNKESRFWRVRKDKVPGYLEEIESIPHADASDKQITAMLERLKVFREDEFADLLHRCHNIIRNRDHLGKSCKTSWSV; this is encoded by the coding sequence GTGACAACAGCCGCCAAAACAAAAAACGAAATCACCGTCCAACGCAACGACAAAGGCCAGATATTCAGCCACGTACGCAGCAAATGGGTGTTCGAGACGCCCGAAGAGCGGGTGCGCCAGGAGTGGTTGTGTGTGTTGGTCAACGAGTACGGTTATGCCACCGAGCAAATGGGCGAGGAGCTGGACCTGACTGGCCGGGGCTCTGCGCAGGCCCGCGCTGACTTGGTGATCTGGCGGAGCAAGGACGACAAGCAAAAGGGCAACACGCCTCTGATGGTGATTGAGTACAAATCGGACAACATCACGATTTCCCCGGCGGACTACGCGCAGGGTGAAATGTATGCCCGGCTGTGCGAAGCGCCGTTCTTTGTCACCCACAACAACAAGGAAAGCCGCTTCTGGCGCGTGCGCAAGGACAAGGTGCCGGGCTATCTGGAAGAAATTGAATCCATCCCGCATGCGGATGCCAGCGACAAGCAAATCACCGCCATGCTGGAGCGGCTCAAGGTATTCCGCGAAGATGAATTTGCCGACCTGTTGCACCGCTGCCACAACATCATCCGCAACCGCGACCACCTAGGGAAATCCTGCAAAACCTCGTGGTCAGTCTGA
- a CDS encoding IS5 family transposase — translation MKQSSLDLNLSTKKTRKQELLAQMDRVVPWAALLDVIAPYYPEGKNGRPPFALETMLRIHCMQQWFTLSDLAMEEALFDTPIYRDFAGLDAHGRMPDESTILRFRHRLEKHKLAEQILATVNELLAAQGLLLKAGTAVDATLIAAPSSTKNKDRKRDPEMHSSQKGNEWHFGMKAHIGVDADSGLVHTVIGTSGNVADVVEGNSLLHGQEKDGFGDAGYQGVHKRPDARAGVTWHIAMRPGKRKELDKEHNLVDALIDQMEKIKASIRAKVEHPFRVIKRQFGYVKVRYRGLKKNTLQLKTLFALSNLWMVRHQLLGAQA, via the coding sequence ATGAAGCAAAGCAGCCTTGACCTGAACCTGAGCACCAAGAAGACCCGCAAACAGGAACTGCTGGCCCAGATGGATCGGGTGGTTCCCTGGGCTGCATTGCTCGATGTCATTGCCCCGTATTACCCCGAGGGCAAGAACGGCCGCCCACCCTTTGCCCTGGAGACCATGCTGCGCATCCACTGCATGCAGCAGTGGTTTACCTTGTCGGATCTGGCGATGGAGGAAGCCCTCTTTGACACCCCGATCTACCGGGATTTTGCAGGGCTTGATGCCCATGGACGAATGCCTGACGAGAGCACCATTTTGAGGTTTCGCCACCGGCTGGAGAAGCACAAGCTGGCCGAGCAGATTCTGGCCACCGTCAACGAACTGCTGGCAGCGCAGGGCTTGCTGCTCAAGGCGGGCACTGCGGTAGACGCCACGTTGATCGCAGCGCCCAGCTCTACCAAGAACAAGGACAGAAAGCGCGATCCAGAGATGCACTCAAGCCAAAAGGGCAATGAATGGCACTTTGGCATGAAGGCCCACATTGGCGTGGACGCGGACTCAGGACTGGTGCACACCGTCATCGGAACCTCGGGCAACGTGGCCGACGTTGTAGAAGGCAACAGCTTGCTGCACGGGCAAGAAAAAGACGGGTTTGGTGACGCGGGCTATCAAGGCGTTCACAAGCGCCCGGATGCCAGGGCGGGCGTGACGTGGCACATAGCGATGCGCCCGGGCAAGCGCAAAGAGCTGGACAAAGAGCACAACCTCGTTGACGCGCTCATAGACCAGATGGAGAAGATCAAGGCAAGCATCCGGGCCAAGGTGGAGCATCCCTTTAGGGTGATCAAGCGGCAGTTTGGATATGTGAAGGTGCGCTACCGGGGATTGAAGAAGAACACACTGCAGCTCAAGACGCTGTTTGCGCTGTCCAACCTGTGGATGGTGCGCCACCAATTGCTGGGGGCGCAGGCATGA
- a CDS encoding AAA family ATPase, producing MKILKLRLKNLNSLKGEWAIDFTQPPFTENSLFAITGPMGAGKSTLLDAICLALYHQTPRLASVSKSANDIMTRHTADCLAEVEFEVKDAVYRAFWSQRRARDKVDGALQDPKVELAQVDPATGLGTILSSQSNDKLRRVADITGLDFGRFTRSMLLAQGQFAAFLNASANDRAELLEELTGTEIYGDISRRVFEQARDAREQLNQLKARADGVELLPAERCAAMQTELQAWTQTLAEVQQAHVHTSTQRQWHIDVDHSAQAVLAATTGQQQATAALQAAAPDLQRLADSEPAQALRAPHAAWHQAQAACQGSDALLASLQAQHQRQSAQHAQHHHTAAEWAKRVAHAAQAELAQAEAAQQRHTDYCTTHAQHAHLGERLGEWRQQFLQQQTLQARLTEQTQARQALQADIAQRSDHVTHLSARVEAATQAQATAAGALRTAQAEHTQQLGGHSLATLRERWQHAQGHVAAWRQAVQLAQQRRELADQHTALGTEVQRMEAAAASQEAARLALRAQYNTLKEQVADKRQLLEQERRIQSLDQHRHALQPGEPCPLCGATAHPAIDAYQTLDVSATEAALQQKQSELEALTTQGQTVAESLATSKTRLAERLEQQQTTTHRIAQWQAEWSACIEPLNGAL from the coding sequence ATGAAGATCCTGAAACTGCGCCTGAAGAACCTCAACTCGCTCAAGGGAGAATGGGCCATCGACTTCACCCAGCCGCCGTTCACCGAGAACAGCCTGTTCGCCATCACCGGCCCCATGGGCGCGGGCAAGTCCACGCTGCTCGATGCGATTTGCCTGGCGCTGTACCACCAGACACCGCGCCTGGCCAGCGTCTCCAAGTCGGCCAACGACATCATGACGCGCCACACCGCCGACTGTCTGGCCGAGGTGGAGTTTGAAGTGAAGGACGCCGTGTACCGCGCCTTCTGGAGCCAACGCCGCGCCCGCGACAAGGTGGACGGCGCTCTGCAAGACCCCAAGGTGGAGCTGGCCCAGGTCGACCCCGCCACGGGCCTGGGCACCATCCTCAGCAGCCAGAGCAATGACAAGCTGCGGCGCGTGGCCGACATCACCGGGCTGGACTTTGGGCGCTTCACGCGATCGATGCTGCTGGCGCAGGGCCAGTTTGCGGCGTTTCTGAACGCCAGCGCCAACGACCGTGCCGAGCTGCTTGAAGAGCTGACGGGCACCGAGATCTATGGCGACATCTCCCGCCGGGTGTTCGAGCAGGCCCGTGACGCCCGCGAGCAACTGAACCAGCTCAAGGCCCGCGCCGACGGCGTGGAGCTGCTGCCCGCCGAGCGCTGCGCCGCCATGCAGACCGAGCTGCAAGCATGGACGCAAACGCTGGCCGAGGTGCAGCAGGCGCACGTCCACACCAGCACGCAACGCCAGTGGCACATCGACGTGGACCACAGCGCGCAGGCCGTGTTGGCCGCCACCACCGGCCAGCAGCAAGCCACCGCCGCACTGCAGGCCGCCGCCCCCGACCTGCAACGCCTGGCCGACAGCGAGCCCGCCCAGGCCCTGCGCGCACCCCATGCCGCGTGGCACCAGGCACAAGCCGCCTGCCAAGGCAGCGATGCCCTGCTGGCCAGCCTGCAGGCGCAGCACCAACGCCAATCCGCACAACACGCCCAGCACCACCACACCGCCGCCGAGTGGGCCAAGCGCGTGGCCCACGCAGCGCAGGCCGAGCTGGCGCAGGCCGAGGCCGCGCAGCAGCGCCACACCGACTACTGCACCACCCACGCACAGCACGCCCACCTGGGCGAGCGCCTGGGCGAATGGCGTCAGCAGTTTTTGCAGCAGCAAACGTTGCAGGCGCGGCTGACCGAGCAAACCCAGGCGCGGCAAGCCCTGCAGGCCGACATCGCCCAGCGCAGCGACCACGTCACCCACCTGAGCGCGCGCGTGGAGGCCGCCACGCAAGCCCAGGCCACCGCCGCCGGGGCACTGCGCACCGCCCAGGCAGAGCACACCCAACAGCTGGGCGGCCACAGCCTTGCAACCCTGCGCGAGCGCTGGCAACACGCCCAAGGCCACGTCGCCGCGTGGCGGCAGGCCGTGCAACTGGCCCAGCAGCGCCGCGAGCTGGCAGACCAGCACACCGCGCTGGGCACAGAAGTGCAGCGCATGGAAGCCGCCGCCGCCAGCCAGGAGGCCGCGCGCCTGGCGCTGCGCGCGCAGTACAACACCCTCAAGGAACAGGTGGCCGACAAGCGCCAGCTGTTGGAGCAAGAGCGCCGCATCCAAAGCCTGGACCAGCACCGCCACGCACTGCAGCCCGGCGAGCCCTGCCCGCTGTGCGGCGCCACGGCGCACCCCGCCATCGATGCCTACCAGACCCTGGACGTGTCGGCCACCGAAGCCGCGCTGCAGCAAAAACAGTCCGAGCTAGAGGCGCTGACCACCCAAGGCCAGACCGTGGCGGAGTCGCTGGCCACCAGCAAGACCCGGCTGGCCGAGCGCCTGGAGCAGCAGCAAACCACCACACACCGCATCGCGCAGTGGCAGGCCGAGTGGTCTGCCTGCATCGAGCCCCTGAACGGAGCTTTGTAG